One genomic region from Salinicola endophyticus encodes:
- a CDS encoding OPT family oligopeptide transporter, which translates to MSHRIPDAVRLPELTLRGVLLGAAITLLFTASNVYLGLKVGLTFASAIPAAVISMAVLCRLPGANKLENNMVQTQASAAGTLSAIIFVLPGLLMIGYWQGFPFWQTSAICAIGGILGVLYTIPLRRVMVVQSDLPYPEGIAAAEILEVGSQATQRDAATPESARHEKTGAGEIALGAGVAAAFAFASGGLRLLAESISVWFAVGRSAVQLATGFSLALVGAGYLVGIVGGLAMLIGTLIAWGVAVPWLTAITPAAGQGPAAAGMALWSEKVRFIGAGTIGIAALWTLATLFKPMLQGIRASFGAMRGGGDARPPRTERDLPAGLLLGLTAVLLVLLTLVFAHFLHQAAPTLAAAPLWTLTLGCVLFAGVFGFLIAAACGYMAGLVGSSSSPISGIGIVAVILVSLMLLGFGAVSDALASLDPAVAQRLPTALALFVTSVILAVAAIANDNLQDLKTGYLVGATPWRQQVALIIGCVVGALVIPPVLSLLYHAYGFAGAMPRPGMDPSQALGAPQASLMTAIVRGVFDHDLEWGMLGIGLALGAALIGIDELLRRRGGGARLPVLAVGIGIYLPPSIIMPLVIGAVIGWLIERRLRARARARGVELAVYAERPRRRAVLLASGLIVGESLVGVLLAGVIGLSGSPAPLALVGDGFAGTAQWLGLIVFVVVCLGFYRRVLRPQGA; encoded by the coding sequence ATGTCACACCGGATACCCGACGCCGTCAGGCTGCCCGAACTGACGCTGCGTGGCGTCCTGCTGGGTGCCGCTATCACCCTGCTGTTCACCGCCTCCAACGTCTATCTGGGGCTCAAGGTGGGCCTCACCTTCGCCTCGGCGATCCCCGCGGCGGTGATCTCGATGGCGGTGCTCTGCCGCCTGCCCGGGGCCAACAAGCTCGAGAACAACATGGTGCAGACCCAGGCCTCGGCGGCGGGGACCCTCTCGGCGATCATCTTCGTGCTGCCGGGGCTGTTGATGATCGGCTACTGGCAAGGGTTTCCGTTCTGGCAGACTTCGGCGATCTGCGCCATCGGCGGCATTCTGGGGGTGCTCTACACCATCCCGCTGCGCCGGGTGATGGTGGTACAGAGCGATCTGCCCTATCCCGAGGGGATCGCCGCGGCCGAAATCCTCGAGGTCGGCAGCCAGGCGACCCAGCGTGACGCAGCGACGCCGGAGAGCGCCCGGCACGAGAAAACGGGGGCCGGCGAGATCGCCCTCGGCGCCGGCGTGGCGGCAGCGTTCGCCTTTGCCAGCGGCGGGCTGCGACTGCTGGCGGAGAGCATCAGCGTGTGGTTTGCGGTGGGGCGCAGCGCCGTTCAGCTCGCCACCGGCTTTTCGCTGGCGCTGGTCGGAGCCGGCTACCTGGTGGGGATCGTCGGCGGCCTCGCGATGCTGATCGGTACGCTGATCGCCTGGGGCGTCGCCGTCCCCTGGCTCACCGCGATCACGCCGGCGGCGGGGCAGGGCCCGGCGGCGGCGGGGATGGCGCTATGGTCGGAGAAGGTGCGCTTCATCGGCGCCGGGACCATCGGCATCGCCGCGCTGTGGACCCTGGCGACGCTGTTCAAGCCGATGCTCCAGGGCATCCGCGCCTCCTTCGGGGCGATGCGCGGTGGCGGTGACGCGCGCCCGCCGCGCACCGAACGCGACCTGCCCGCCGGCCTGCTGCTGGGGCTGACCGCCGTGCTGCTGGTGCTATTGACGCTGGTGTTCGCGCACTTTCTGCACCAGGCGGCGCCGACGCTGGCGGCGGCACCACTCTGGACGCTGACACTGGGCTGCGTGCTGTTCGCCGGTGTGTTCGGCTTTCTGATCGCCGCCGCCTGCGGCTACATGGCGGGCCTGGTGGGGTCTTCGAGCAGCCCGATCTCGGGTATCGGTATCGTCGCGGTGATCCTGGTCTCGCTGATGCTGCTGGGCTTCGGCGCCGTCAGCGATGCCCTCGCCAGCCTGGATCCGGCGGTCGCCCAGCGCCTGCCGACGGCGCTGGCGCTGTTCGTCACCTCGGTGATCCTGGCAGTGGCGGCGATCGCCAATGACAATCTGCAGGATCTCAAGACCGGCTACCTGGTCGGGGCCACGCCATGGCGTCAGCAGGTGGCGCTGATCATCGGCTGCGTGGTGGGGGCGCTGGTGATCCCGCCGGTGCTCTCGCTGCTCTACCACGCCTACGGCTTCGCCGGTGCCATGCCGCGGCCGGGTATGGACCCGTCCCAGGCGCTGGGGGCGCCGCAGGCCTCCCTGATGACCGCGATCGTGCGCGGTGTCTTCGACCACGATCTCGAGTGGGGCATGCTCGGCATCGGCCTGGCCCTGGGGGCGGCGCTGATCGGCATCGACGAGCTGCTGCGCCGGCGCGGCGGCGGCGCACGGCTACCGGTGCTGGCGGTGGGGATCGGCATCTACCTGCCGCCGAGCATCATCATGCCACTGGTGATCGGTGCCGTGATCGGCTGGCTGATCGAGCGGCGTCTGCGTGCCCGCGCCCGGGCCAGGGGTGTCGAGCTGGCGGTCTATGCCGAGCGTCCACGGCGGCGTGCGGTCCTGCTCGCGTCGGGGCTGATCGTCGGCGAGAGCCTGGTGGGTGTTCTGCTGGCCGGGGTGATCGGGCTGAGCGGTTCGCCGGCGCCGCTGGCACTGGTTGGTGACGGATTCGCCGGCACTGCCCAGTGGCTGGGTTTGATTGTCTTCGTCGTGGTCTGCCTCGGCTTCTATCGCCGCGTGCTACGTCCGCAGGGCGCCTGA
- a CDS encoding 1-acyl-sn-glycerol-3-phosphate acyltransferase, whose translation MNVIRSLLFYAGYFLAILVSGLLMLPLGLMLPLRGRFRLFNCHNRFIMRWLSLTCGVRYRIEGRERVPEGPCVVLANHQSEWETVYLQLLKTPICTVLKKELLSIPLFGWGVRLLKPIPLDRSKPSTAMRQVLSHGKQRLDEGLSVLIFPEGTRVAPGQRRRFNKSGAVIACRAGVPVLPVAHNAGERWGRHWVKQPGELRVVVGEPIATEGRTPDAVLADVEQWIEARLGEISEVPRPPQGVQEAPTKLPS comes from the coding sequence ATGAACGTGATTCGCAGTCTGCTCTTCTACGCCGGCTATTTTCTGGCGATTCTGGTCTCGGGGCTGTTGATGTTGCCGCTGGGACTGATGCTGCCACTGCGTGGCCGCTTCCGCCTGTTCAACTGCCACAATCGCTTCATCATGCGCTGGTTGTCGCTGACCTGCGGCGTGCGTTATCGCATCGAAGGGCGCGAACGTGTGCCTGAGGGGCCCTGCGTGGTGCTGGCCAACCATCAGAGCGAGTGGGAGACAGTCTATCTGCAGCTGCTGAAGACGCCGATCTGCACGGTGCTCAAGAAGGAGCTGCTGAGCATCCCGCTGTTCGGCTGGGGGGTGCGCCTGCTCAAGCCGATTCCGCTGGATCGCTCCAAACCGTCCACCGCCATGCGTCAGGTGCTCTCCCACGGCAAGCAGCGGCTGGATGAGGGGCTCTCGGTGTTGATCTTCCCCGAGGGGACGCGGGTGGCGCCGGGGCAGCGGCGGCGCTTCAACAAGAGCGGTGCGGTGATCGCCTGCCGCGCCGGGGTGCCGGTGCTGCCGGTGGCACACAATGCCGGCGAGCGCTGGGGGCGTCACTGGGTCAAGCAGCCCGGCGAGCTGCGGGTGGTGGTGGGCGAGCCGATCGCTACCGAAGGGCGCACACCGGACGCCGTGCTGGCGGATGTGGAGCAGTGGATCGAGGCGCGGCTGGGAGAGATCTCCGAGGTGCCGCGGCCACCGCAGGGTGTGCAGGAGGCGCCCACCAAGCTGCCCTCCTGA
- the fabA gene encoding 3-hydroxyacyl-[acyl-carrier-protein] dehydratase FabA, whose amino-acid sequence MTRQHSFSHDDLLKCSRGELFGPGNAQLPAPNMLMLDRITQINEDGGKYHKGEIIAELDIHPDLWFFQCHFPGDPVMPGCLGLDAMWQLVGFHLGWLGNPGRGRALGCGEVKFSGQILPDAGQVSYHIEIKRVITRRLVLGIADGTLAVDGKDIYQAKDLRVGLFTNTETF is encoded by the coding sequence GTGACCAGACAGCACTCTTTCAGCCACGACGATCTGCTGAAATGCAGCCGGGGCGAACTGTTCGGCCCCGGCAACGCCCAGCTCCCCGCGCCCAACATGCTGATGCTCGATCGCATCACGCAGATCAACGAGGATGGCGGCAAGTACCACAAGGGCGAGATCATCGCCGAGTTGGATATCCACCCCGACCTGTGGTTCTTCCAGTGCCATTTCCCCGGTGACCCGGTGATGCCTGGCTGCCTCGGCCTCGACGCCATGTGGCAGCTGGTCGGCTTTCACCTCGGCTGGCTGGGCAACCCGGGGCGCGGTCGGGCACTGGGTTGCGGCGAGGTCAAGTTCTCGGGCCAGATCCTGCCCGACGCCGGCCAGGTCTCCTACCACATCGAGATCAAGCGCGTGATCACGCGTCGCCTGGTCCTGGGGATCGCCGACGGCACCCTGGCGGTGGACGGCAAGGACATCTATCAGGCCAAGGATCTGCGCGTCGGCCTTTTCACCAACACTGAGACTTTCTGA
- a CDS encoding single-stranded DNA-binding protein, whose translation MARGVNKVILIGNLGQDPEVRFLPSGNPVCNLRIATTDTWTDRQSGQRQERTEWHSVVLFNKLAEIAQQYVKKGSRIYIEGRLQTRKWQGQDGQDRYSTEIVGNDMQMLDSRSGQGGGDYNQSQYGGAPQQPQGGYAQQQPAPAQQGGYGQQQPAPAQQGGYGNQPQRPPQNQPAPQPNQQNANYGAPNPGSFDDFDDEIPF comes from the coding sequence ATGGCCCGAGGTGTGAACAAAGTCATCCTGATCGGCAACCTGGGACAGGATCCGGAAGTCCGCTTCCTGCCGTCGGGCAATCCGGTGTGCAACCTGCGCATCGCGACCACCGATACCTGGACCGACCGTCAGAGCGGCCAGCGTCAGGAGCGTACCGAATGGCACAGCGTGGTGCTGTTCAACAAGCTGGCGGAGATCGCCCAGCAGTACGTCAAGAAGGGCTCGCGGATCTATATCGAAGGGCGCCTGCAGACCCGCAAGTGGCAGGGGCAGGACGGCCAGGATCGCTACTCCACCGAGATCGTCGGCAACGACATGCAGATGCTCGACTCGCGCAGCGGTCAGGGCGGTGGTGATTATAACCAGAGCCAGTATGGCGGTGCGCCGCAGCAGCCCCAGGGTGGCTATGCTCAGCAGCAGCCCGCCCCGGCCCAGCAGGGTGGCTATGGCCAGCAGCAGCCGGCGCCGGCTCAGCAGGGCGGCTACGGTAACCAGCCCCAGCGTCCGCCGCAGAACCAGCCGGCGCCGCAGCCCAACCAGCAGAATGCCAACTACGGCGCGCCGAATCCGGGCAGCTTCGACGATTTCGACGACGAAATCCCGTTCTGA
- a CDS encoding sugar nucleotide-binding protein codes for MKCLIAHPRHCLGVALTRLADSRSDITFAPLERLPDAATLASLAPAAVIVPPLSDPGQAEPADVYAHCDHLEALIDLCRQQQIALIWCVSDTLFEDGADIPIDETAMPAPRDETLRRLVTTGERLRRHPRHLVLRLGPLFGLDGEDSWLGPLIAALQGGETTRSAQDLIVCPTSVSAVARALCGILLQLDSGASAWGTYHLCGVEPISRYTFVSVVRTQLATRLEGVGQTAELGEIKALNQHHDTPLRRVLDCRRLLDVFGIHQKAWRVELGLMLDSWCQQHYGSQETVAET; via the coding sequence GTGAAGTGCCTGATCGCCCATCCCCGCCACTGTCTCGGCGTGGCGCTGACGCGTCTCGCCGACAGCCGCAGCGACATCACCTTTGCTCCGCTCGAGCGGTTGCCGGATGCGGCTACCCTTGCCTCGCTGGCGCCGGCTGCGGTGATCGTACCGCCGCTGTCGGACCCGGGGCAGGCCGAACCGGCCGATGTCTACGCCCACTGCGATCATCTCGAGGCGCTGATCGACCTGTGCCGGCAGCAGCAGATCGCGTTGATCTGGTGCGTCTCGGATACCCTGTTCGAGGATGGCGCCGACATCCCGATCGACGAGACCGCGATGCCAGCGCCACGCGACGAGACCCTACGCCGGCTGGTCACCACCGGTGAGCGGCTGCGTCGTCATCCGCGCCACCTGGTATTGCGCCTGGGGCCGCTGTTCGGGCTCGACGGCGAGGATAGCTGGCTCGGCCCGCTGATCGCGGCACTCCAAGGCGGCGAGACGACCCGCTCGGCCCAGGACCTGATCGTCTGTCCGACCTCGGTCAGCGCGGTGGCGCGGGCGCTGTGCGGTATCCTGCTGCAGCTCGACAGCGGCGCCAGCGCCTGGGGCACCTACCACCTCTGCGGGGTCGAGCCGATCAGCCGCTACACCTTCGTCTCGGTGGTCAGGACCCAGCTGGCGACGCGCCTGGAAGGGGTCGGCCAGACCGCCGAGCTGGGCGAAATCAAGGCGCTCAATCAGCACCACGATACGCCGCTGCGGCGGGTACTCGACTGCCGCCGGTTGCTCGATGTCTTCGGCATCCACCAGAAGGCGTGGCGGGTGGAACTCGGGCTGATGCTGGATAGCTGGTGTCAGCAGCACTACGGAAGCCAGGAAACGGTGGCCGAGACATGA
- a CDS encoding SMP-30/gluconolactonase/LRE family protein — MSRDATALWEVNAQLGEGPVWSQAHGALLFVDILGARLHAWRPADDTRRSWTLSEACCWLLPRDTGGFVAGLRSGVVELDFDLEQGPRPGKRLTPIEWLPEGDRLNDAKSDSHGRLWFGSMDDAEVHAGGYLYRLDGRGLVEMDRDYHITNGPTISPDGATLYHNDSARQTVFAFDLSDSGELSRKREHIRLAPGSGYPDGMTCDREGGLWLALWDGQRVARYHPDGSLDREVALPVSRPTSCAFGGEAFDRLFVTSAAVGCADEPLAGALFEIPVEIGGSAPTPLSLPV, encoded by the coding sequence ATGTCCCGAGACGCCACCGCGCTGTGGGAAGTCAACGCCCAGCTGGGCGAAGGTCCCGTCTGGTCACAGGCCCACGGCGCGCTGCTGTTCGTCGATATTCTCGGCGCCCGCCTTCACGCCTGGCGCCCGGCGGACGACACCCGGCGCAGCTGGACACTCAGCGAGGCGTGCTGCTGGCTGCTGCCGCGCGATACCGGCGGTTTCGTCGCCGGGCTGCGCTCGGGCGTGGTCGAGCTCGACTTCGATCTCGAGCAGGGGCCGCGCCCGGGCAAGCGGCTGACGCCGATCGAGTGGCTGCCGGAGGGCGATCGCCTCAACGACGCCAAGAGCGATAGCCACGGCCGGCTCTGGTTCGGCTCGATGGACGATGCCGAGGTCCACGCCGGCGGCTATCTCTATCGTCTCGATGGCCGCGGTCTGGTCGAGATGGATCGCGACTACCACATTACCAACGGCCCGACGATCTCACCCGACGGGGCCACACTCTATCACAACGACAGCGCCCGCCAGACCGTCTTCGCTTTCGATCTGAGCGACTCGGGCGAGCTCTCGCGCAAGCGTGAGCACATTCGTCTCGCCCCCGGTAGCGGCTACCCCGACGGCATGACCTGCGACCGCGAGGGCGGCCTGTGGCTGGCACTCTGGGATGGCCAGCGCGTGGCCCGCTATCACCCCGACGGCAGCCTCGACCGCGAGGTCGCGCTGCCGGTATCGCGCCCCACCTCTTGCGCCTTCGGCGGCGAGGCGTTCGATCGTTTGTTCGTCACCTCGGCGGCGGTGGGCTGCGCCGACGAGCCGCTTGCCGGGGCGCTGTTCGAGATCCCGGTCGAGATCGGCGGCAGCGCGCCGACCCCACTCTCACTGCCGGTATGA
- the fabB gene encoding beta-ketoacyl-ACP synthase I produces the protein MKRVVVTGLGIVSCLGNDARQVLDALRQGRSGIRYKPEYAELGFRSQVAGSVEIDIDALVDRKQLRFMGDAAAYAYIAMQQAIDDSGLAADAISNPRTGLIAGSGGASSANQVEAADIMRQKGLRRVGPYRVTRTMGSTVSACLATPFQIKGINYSISSACATSAHCIGSAVEQIQLGKQDVVFAGGGEEEHWTLSCLFDAMGALSTGYNDTPEKASRPYDTDRDGFIIAGGGGMLVVEELEHAKARGAKIYAEITGYGATSDGHDMVAPSGEGAARCMRQALAGLDGSVDYINTHGTSTPVGDVAELKAIRDVFGDTTPAMSSTKSLTGHSLGATGVQEAIYSLLMMENRFLCASANIDNLDEQASGFDIVRQRRDDVDIKRVLSNSFGFGGTNACLVFDRYDG, from the coding sequence ATGAAACGAGTGGTAGTCACCGGACTGGGTATCGTGTCCTGTCTGGGCAATGACGCCCGGCAGGTACTGGATGCCCTGCGCCAGGGACGCTCCGGCATTCGCTACAAGCCGGAATACGCCGAGCTCGGTTTCCGCAGTCAGGTGGCGGGGAGCGTCGAGATCGATATCGACGCGCTCGTCGACCGTAAACAGCTGCGCTTCATGGGCGACGCCGCGGCCTATGCCTATATCGCCATGCAGCAGGCGATCGACGACTCGGGCCTGGCCGCCGATGCCATCTCGAATCCGCGCACCGGCCTGATCGCCGGCTCCGGTGGCGCCTCCAGCGCCAACCAGGTCGAGGCGGCGGACATCATGCGCCAGAAGGGCCTGCGCCGTGTCGGCCCCTATCGTGTCACCCGGACCATGGGCAGCACCGTCTCGGCGTGCCTGGCGACGCCGTTCCAGATCAAGGGGATCAACTACTCGATCTCCTCGGCCTGCGCCACCTCGGCACACTGCATCGGCAGCGCGGTGGAGCAGATCCAGCTGGGCAAGCAGGACGTGGTCTTCGCCGGTGGCGGCGAGGAGGAACACTGGACGCTGTCGTGCCTGTTCGACGCCATGGGTGCGCTGAGCACCGGCTACAACGACACGCCGGAAAAAGCCTCGCGCCCCTACGACACCGATCGCGACGGTTTCATCATCGCCGGCGGTGGCGGCATGCTGGTGGTCGAGGAGCTGGAGCACGCCAAGGCACGCGGCGCCAAGATCTATGCCGAGATCACCGGCTACGGTGCCACCTCCGACGGCCACGACATGGTCGCCCCCTCGGGTGAAGGCGCGGCGCGCTGCATGCGCCAGGCGCTCGCCGGCCTCGACGGTAGCGTCGACTACATCAACACCCACGGTACCTCGACGCCGGTGGGCGATGTCGCCGAGCTCAAGGCGATCCGTGACGTGTTCGGCGACACCACGCCGGCGATGAGTTCGACCAAGTCGCTCACCGGCCACTCGCTGGGTGCCACCGGGGTCCAGGAAGCGATCTACTCGCTGCTGATGATGGAAAACCGCTTCCTGTGCGCCTCGGCCAACATCGACAACCTCGATGAACAGGCCAGCGGTTTCGACATCGTGCGCCAGCGCCGCGACGACGTCGACATCAAGCGCGTGCTCTCCAACAGCTTCGGCTTCGGCGGCACCAACGCTTGTCTGGTGTTCGACCGCTACGACGGCTGA
- a CDS encoding MFS transporter, whose protein sequence is MTSRFLLTERRSIVGLASLYASRMLGLFMVLPILALYTDHLDGATPFLVGLALGSYGLTQAILQIPFGLLSDRLGRKAVIAGGLLLFILGSVVAASATSIYVVIIGRCLQGSGAVAGAIMALLADQTREEIRTAAMATIGLSIGVAFGVAMVVGPLVADIGGLAGVFWFTAVLSACGLLILWKLVPKAPQRMAHRDVGLDRRQLRATLMQGDLLRLDFSIFALHLILTACFVALPFQLEALGFAPAHHGWIYLPVMALAFVGMVPLVIVAEKYRKMKPVFVGAVAAMTLILLGFSELGDDRIALLALLWGFFVVFNLLEATLPSMISKLAPAGAKGTAMGVYSTSQFLGAFLGGTLGGALSQELGIHSVFLGAAVVGAIWLAVVWKMPAPRHLSSEIVPLDAQSMGMLDTLLERFASVAGVEDVMVVPEERVAYLKVDRQRLDAEALARITGNQWQRTDA, encoded by the coding sequence ATGACATCTCGTTTTCTCCTTACCGAACGGCGCTCGATCGTGGGACTGGCCAGCCTCTATGCCTCGCGCATGCTGGGGCTGTTCATGGTCCTGCCGATCCTGGCGCTCTACACCGACCATCTCGATGGCGCCACCCCCTTTCTCGTCGGCCTGGCCTTGGGTAGCTACGGTCTGACCCAGGCGATCCTGCAGATCCCCTTCGGCCTGCTCTCCGACCGGCTCGGGCGCAAGGCGGTGATCGCCGGCGGCCTGCTGCTGTTCATTCTCGGTAGCGTGGTGGCGGCCAGTGCCACCTCGATCTATGTCGTCATCATCGGTCGCTGCCTGCAGGGCAGCGGCGCGGTCGCCGGCGCCATCATGGCGCTGCTCGCCGACCAGACCCGCGAGGAGATTCGTACCGCGGCGATGGCCACCATCGGGCTCTCGATCGGTGTGGCCTTCGGCGTAGCCATGGTGGTAGGGCCGCTGGTCGCCGATATCGGCGGGCTGGCCGGGGTGTTCTGGTTCACTGCGGTGCTCTCCGCCTGTGGCCTGCTGATCCTGTGGAAGCTGGTGCCCAAGGCGCCACAGCGCATGGCTCACCGCGATGTCGGGCTCGACCGCCGCCAGCTGCGTGCCACCCTGATGCAGGGCGATCTGCTGCGGCTCGATTTCTCGATCTTCGCCCTGCACCTGATCCTGACCGCCTGCTTCGTCGCGCTGCCGTTCCAGCTCGAAGCTCTGGGCTTCGCCCCGGCGCACCACGGCTGGATATATCTACCGGTGATGGCGCTGGCCTTCGTGGGCATGGTGCCGCTGGTGATCGTGGCCGAGAAGTATCGCAAGATGAAACCGGTGTTCGTCGGCGCGGTGGCGGCGATGACCTTGATCCTGCTCGGCTTCAGCGAGCTGGGCGACGACCGCATCGCGCTGCTGGCGCTGCTGTGGGGCTTCTTCGTGGTGTTCAATCTGCTCGAGGCGACGCTGCCGTCGATGATCAGCAAGCTGGCGCCGGCCGGGGCCAAGGGCACCGCCATGGGGGTCTATTCCACCAGCCAGTTCCTCGGCGCCTTCCTGGGCGGCACCCTGGGTGGCGCGCTGTCCCAGGAACTGGGGATCCACAGCGTGTTCCTCGGCGCCGCGGTGGTGGGTGCTATCTGGCTGGCGGTGGTCTGGAAGATGCCCGCGCCGCGTCATCTGTCGAGCGAAATCGTACCGCTGGACGCGCAATCCATGGGCATGCTCGATACACTGCTCGAGCGTTTCGCCTCGGTCGCCGGGGTCGAGGACGTGATGGTCGTGCCCGAAGAGCGTGTCGCCTATCTCAAGGTCGACCGCCAGCGCCTGGACGCCGAAGCGCTGGCTCGTATCACCGGCAATCAATGGCAACGAACCGACGCCTGA